From Drosophila nasuta strain 15112-1781.00 chromosome X, ASM2355853v1, whole genome shotgun sequence, one genomic window encodes:
- the LOC132795693 gene encoding zinc finger protein hangover isoform X1, with protein sequence MCDAAATTIAAVGAATAGDTAATTTNTSMDEQQTERQRQSCCRLCIAPASECISIINSYAADKEPLATKIHNCVNIKITSTDRLSLHICHACISYLNSWQSFKNRCLSSQTKQRQWLDTDRSKQQTLLGYLDLNRAENGNVSVEQQQHQQAGELKSDSAAEKASANILDGIPSLKKRKSLTVYPLPAVPIKDEPLDDTDDDYQMKCIDESDDMMDPTMFLERSEHEGDVPLMTSDYDYTAQHGVTAAVAAASLPASAVANVAAAGDSKVASCRACSLQFSTRANARRHERNLHPNLFQLSTDSPNNTPITKPTPALAAALEIQRAAAAAAATAEATKAAAGGNISTQKYRQVVMNTFIKCENGGYDYDNPEQYQQLLTRDKVEFIQENNEFLEQYQTMTCRCCNKYFSTYKNFMAHVRKKYPLLPRNLCFNCLKMNDSKALFISHLKKRNCINLYRVLNALRVKQPNFAHANASGVVATTETPQLQQQQPQQQQQQQLVHDTSSSERPEKLRAKELLVNKLYVCKLCPKGFRTKHEFRTHVYDKHADVQRKDNNSIQCSFCGLDFADPVDRRRHYNNMDCIVRLRCMTCDAKLETHQRFLDHVYQDHLGGVSSDNASTATQSGLDHSPGKRSLLGALGIGVSQSSSNDESRGSSSTINNNNNVNNNSSHNNTNAAASSLTSTPAKSVSNAAGGSSSANRNSGGGGSSAGGDSAPKSQYFSRMPQVCPICGQQYNNYNNVLRHMESKHPNKLPETYKCVRCGLGYPRISYLREHMINVHGVDKNRHSGGFEYIVNADAVKLADGSTPNVYTGRYDYVMKDLMSITNGGTLDDDEEETGSLAKKIRLDDSSNNSSINTSIANQQKECPICNAVFSNNIGLSNHMRSHYTASSTATNAALAAANRMTPKSLTITATPPLEATAAASTTASPAAVATSGAGATSTPTGGKVPPAMVHQTPQEQAVFRRSLDQAADRRFRRMRCRICQRRFSSKKSYRYHMLTDHQVQNVQFIKCKLCNAEFAYEKGLKVHLFKVHGRAIKDEMIVKEFECNVCSTVYSSELELQQHKRSVHKSSTSSTNTTKSSTTTATTITALNTSNSASAVDLGAADTSTVLPLYWYQCKYCPSNFNTNKKLAIHINSHDEFDSNDYSCKDCGNVYSGRKSLWVHRYKKHPQVPDPVECTLCRKMFFDRQMLDNHTPTCNRKPITATGAHQQDGQQQQHREQQQQQRGIFKHKTGDDDDEDEDDDQLLLLDDAPGTPATAAAAATSAATAAGDGNATSMAGIKIRIPEVACTICGARFTDQEMFSKHIQKHEQELYVDNPLAAMFDDGPADAGQFQVERQNENGEYACDLCAKTFPQVIALKVHRKWHFRGDSKQNPIIDGEATTLNNSSSSNNNNSSTLHLRELHAVGLMPNQQQQQQKQQQQQQSQSQQQHQQSSSQQQRSKSLKRKRELKCEYCASTFISNNNLRRHMYELHKHEVSNLPEPPVIEVDAPLSCRRCGDLQFETKEAWIEHKLADAKVVRPFCPFQWGCDLCGEYLSRKEKLINHINNHLKEEVVVPVAVAASQKLATAAAATAKAATATEEATAATTTPAAAATTKAATTVAAATEAATVKLKVKSETTRRELEGGKQAAEGGRWWGGG encoded by the exons atgtgcgACGCtgccgcaacaacaatagcggCGGTAGGAGCAGCAACTGCTGGTGacacagcagcgacaacaacaaacacatcaATGGATGAACAGCAAACGGAACGTCAGCGACAAAGCTGCTGTCGCCTGTGCATTGCGCCCGCCAGCGAATGCATATCGATCATCAATAGTTATGCAGCCGATAAGGAGCCGCTGGCCACAAAAATACATAACTGCGTAAATATCAAG ATCACATCAACGGATCGTTTATCGCTGCACATTTGCCACGCCTGCATCAGCTACTTGAACTCGTGGCAAAGCTTCAAAAATCGCTGCCTCAGTTCACAGACGAAGCAACGCCAATGGCTGGACACGGATCGCAGCAAACAGCAGACGCTACTGGGCTATTTGGATTTAAATCGGGCCGAGAATGGCAACGTCTCagttgagcagcagcaacatcagcaagcTGGCGAATTGAAAAGCGATTCAGCTGCGGAGAAGGCGTCTGCAAACATTTTGGATGGCATACCATCGCTGAAGAAGCGCAAATCGTTAACAGTCTAT CCGCTGCCCGCCGTGCCCATCAAGGATGAGCCGCTGGACGATACGGACGATGACTATCAGATGAAGTGCATTGACGAGTCCGACGACATGATGGATCCCACAATGTTCCTAGAGCGCTCCGAGCACGAAGGCGATGTGCCGCTAATG ACCTCCGACTATGATTATACGGCGCAGCACGGCGTGACGGCGGCCGTGGCGGCGGCATCGCTGCCAGCGAGCGCCGTGGCTAATGTGGCAGCCGCAGGTGACTCGAAGGTGGCCAGCTGCCGGGCGTGCAGTCTGCAGTTCTCGACACGGGCAAATGCGCGCCGGCACGAACGCAATCTGCATCCGAATCTGTTCCAGCTGTCGACCGACTCGCCGAACAATACGCCAATCACAAAGCCAACGCCAGCGCTTGCGGCCGCACTGGAAATCCAACGTGCCGCTGCCGCAGCGGCGGCAACGGCGGAGgcaacaaaggcggcagcCGGTGGCAATATATCGACGCAAAAGTATCGCCAGGTGGTGATGAACACGTTCATCAAGTGCGAGAACGGTGGCTATGACTACGACAATCCAGAGCAGTATCAGCAGCTGTTGACGCGCGACAAAGTGGAGTTCATACAGGAGAACAATGAGTTCCTCGAGCAGTACCAGACGATGACGTGTCGCTGTTGCAACAAATACTTTAGCACGTACAAGAACTTTATGGCGCATGTGCGCAAAAAGTATCCGCTTTTGCCGCGCAATCTGTGCTTCAACTGCCTCAAGATGAACGATTCGAAGGCGTTGTTCATATCGCATCTGAAGAAACGCAACTGCATCAATTTGTATCGTGTGCTCAATGCGTTGCGCGTGAAGCAACCGAATTTTGCGCATGCCAATGCCTCAGGTGTGGTGGCCACCACAGAGACGccacaactgcagcagcagcagccacaacaacaacagcaacaacagttggtGCATGATACATCGTCGTCGGAGCGACCAGAGAAACTGAGAGCCAAGGAGCTACTGGTGAATAAGCTCTACGTGTGCAAACTGTGTCCAAAGGGTTTTCGCACCAAGCACGAGTTTCGCACCCATGTGTATGACAAGCATGCGGATGTGCAGCGCAAGGACAACAATTCGATACAGTGCAGCTTCTGTGGCCTCGACTTTGCCGATCCCGTCGACCGGCGGCGTCACTACAACAACATGGACTGCATTGTCCGGCTGCGCTGCATGACCTGTGATGCCAAACTGGAGACGCATCAGCGTTTCCTCGACCATGTCTATCAGGATCATTTGGGCGGCGTGAGCAGCGACAATGCATCGACAGCGACACAATCCGGCTTGGATCATTCGCCCGGCAAGCGAAGTTTACTCGGCGCCCTCGGTATTGGTGTCAGTCAATCGTCGTCCAACGATGAATCccgcggcagcagcagcaccatcaacaacaacaacaatgtgaatAACAACAGCAGTCACAACAATACgaatgctgctgcttcctCCTTGACTTCGACGCCAGCGAAATCCGTTTCCAATGCAGCGGGTGGCTCCAGCTCTGCTAATCGCAAcagcggtggcggtggcagcagcGCTGGCGGAGATTCAGCGCCCAAATCGCAGTATTTCTCACGCATGCCGCAAGTTTGTCCGATCTGCGGACAACagtacaacaactacaacaatgtGCTGCGTCACATGGAGTCAAAGCATCCCAACAAGCTGCCCGAGACGTACAAGTGTGTGCGCTGCGGTCTGGGCTATCCACGCATCTCGTATCTGCGCGAGCACATGATCAATGTGCATGGCGTGGACAAGAATCGTCATTCCGGCGGCTTTGAGTACATCGTAAATGCGGATGCCGTCAAGTTGGCCGATGGCAGCACACCGAATGTGTATACGGGACGCTACGATTATGTGATGAAGGATTTGATGTCCATAACAAATGGTGGGACACTCG ATGATGACGAGGAGGAAACCGGAAGTCTGGCCAAGAAGATACGTCTCgatgacagcagcaacaacagcagcatcaacacaAGCATTGCCAACCAGCAGAAGGAGTGCCCCATCTGCAATGCGGTGTTCAGCAACAATATTGGCCTCTCGAATCACATGCGTTCGCATTACACCGCCTCCTCGACGGCGACAAATGCAGCGTTGGCTGCCGCCAATCGCATGACACCCAAATCGCTGACGATAACAGCAACGCCACCGTTGGAAGCAACAGCCGCTGCAAGCACCACCGCATCGCCAGCAGCAGTAGCTACAAGTGGAGCAGGTGCAACATCGACGCCAACCGGGGGCAAAGTGCCACCGGCGATGGTGCATCAGACGCCGCAGGAACAGGCCGTGTTTCGTCGCAGTTTAGATCAGGCGGCCGATCGTCGCTTTCGCCGGATGCGTTGTCGCATCTGTCAGCGGCGCTTCAGCTCAAAGAAATCGTATCGCTATCACATGCTGACCGATCATCAGGTGCAAAATGTGCAGTTCATCAAGTGCAAGCTGTGCAACGCCGAATTCGCCTACGAGAAGGGACTGAAGGTGCATCTGTTTAAGGTGCACGGACGTGCGATCAAGGATGAGATGATTGTCAAGGAATTCGAATGCAATGTCTGCTCCACCGTTTACAGTTCGGAGCTGGAGCTGCAGCAGCACAAACGTAGCGTCCACAAGTCATCGACTTCGTCCACGAACACAACGAAATCgtcgacaacaacagccacaaccaTCACAGCGCTGAACACATCAAATTCAGCGTCGGCTGTCGATTTGGGTGCGGCAGACACATCGACGGTGCTGCCGCTGTATTGGTATCAATGCAAGTACTGTCCATCCAATTTCAATACCAACAAGAAGCTGGCAATTCACATCAATTCGCACGACGAGTTCGACTCGAATGATTATTCGTGCAAGGACTGCGGCAATGTGTACAGCGGTCGCAAGAGCCTCTGG GTTCATCGCTACAAGAAGCATCCGCAGGTGCCGGATCCCGTGGAGTGCACGCTGTGTCGCAAGATGTTCTTTGATCGTCAGATGCTGGACAATCACACGCCCACCTGCAATCGCAAACCCATCACGGCAACCGGCGCCCATCAGCAGGatggccaacagcagcagcacagagaacaacagcaacagcaacgcggCATCTTTAAGCACAAAACgggcgacgacgatgacgaggaTGAGGACGATgatcagctgctgttgctcgaCGATGCTCCTGgcacgccagcaacagcagccgcagcagcaacatcagctgcaacagcagccggcGATGGCAATGCTACATCGATGGCGGGCATCAAGATACGCATACCGGAGGTGGCATGCACCATTTGTGGGGCACGCTTCACAGACCAGGAGATGTTCAGCAAGCACATACAGAAGCACGAACAGGAATTGTACGTCGACAATCCGTTGGCGGCAATGTTCGACGATGGTCCCGCCGATGCGGGACAATTTCAGGTGGAGCGTCAGAACGAGAACGGGGAATACGCGTGCGATTTGTGCGCCAAGACGTTCCCCCAGGTGATTGCGCTCAAGGTGCATCGCAAGTGGCATTTCAGAGGTGATAGCAAGCAG AATCCCATCATCGACGGCGAAGCGACAACGctgaacaacagcagcagcagcaacaacaacaactcctcGACGTTGCATCTACGCGAACTGCATGCGGTGGGTCTGATGcccaaccagcagcagcaacaacagaagcaacagcagcagcaacaatcgcagtcccaacagcaacaccaacaatcGTCGAGCCAACAGCAGAGGAGCAAATCGTTGAAACGCAAACGTGAATTGAAGTGTGAATATTGCGCCTCCACCTtcattagcaacaacaatctgCGTCGCCACATGTACGAGCTGCACAAACACGAAGTGAGCAATCTGCCCGAGCCACCAGTAATCGAAGTGGACGCACCGTTGAGTTGCCGACGCTGCGGTGATCTGCAATTCGAGACGAAGGAGGCGTGGATCGAGCATAAGTTGGCCGATGCGAAGGTCGTGCGTCCATTCTGTCCATTCCAGTGGGGCTGTGATCTGTGTGGCGAGTATTTGTCGCGTAAGGAGAAGCTCATCAATCACATCAACAACCATCTCAAGGAGGAGGTGGTTGTCCCTGTTGCGGTGGCCGCCAGCCAGAAACTagcgactgcagcagcagccactgcgaaagcagcaacagcaacagaagaagctacggcggcaacaacaacaccagcagcagcagcaaccacaaaggcagcaacaacagttgcagcgGCAACTGAAGCGGCGACAGTTAAATTGAAGGTGAAGAGCGAGACAACGAGAAGAGAGCTGGAAGGTGGCAAGCAGGCGGCAGAAGGGGGAAGGTGGTGGGGAGGAGGATAG
- the LOC132795693 gene encoding zinc finger protein hangover isoform X2, whose translation MCDAAATTIAAVGAATAGDTAATTTNTSMDEQQTERQRQSCCRLCIAPASECISIINSYAADKEPLATKIHNCVNIKITSTDRLSLHICHACISYLNSWQSFKNRCLSSQTKQRQWLDTDRSKQQTLLGYLDLNRAENGNVSVEQQQHQQAGELKSDSAAEKASANILDGIPSLKKRKSLTVYPLPAVPIKDEPLDDTDDDYQMKCIDESDDMMDPTMFLERSEHEGDVPLMTSDYDYTAQHGVTAAVAAASLPASAVANVAAAGDSKVASCRACSLQFSTRANARRHERNLHPNLFQLSTDSPNNTPITKPTPALAAALEIQRAAAAAAATAEATKAAAGGNISTQKYRQVVMNTFIKCENGGYDYDNPEQYQQLLTRDKVEFIQENNEFLEQYQTMTCRCCNKYFSTYKNFMAHVRKKYPLLPRNLCFNCLKMNDSKALFISHLKKRNCINLYRVLNALRVKQPNFAHANASGVVATTETPQLQQQQPQQQQQQQLVHDTSSSERPEKLRAKELLVNKLYVCKLCPKGFRTKHEFRTHVYDKHADVQRKDNNSIQCSFCGLDFADPVDRRRHYNNMDCIVRLRCMTCDAKLETHQRFLDHVYQDHLGGVSSDNASTATQSGLDHSPGKRSLLGALGIGVSQSSSNDESRGSSSTINNNNNVNNNSSHNNTNAAASSLTSTPAKSVSNAAGGSSSANRNSGGGGSSAGGDSAPKSQYFSRMPQVCPICGQQYNNYNNVLRHMESKHPNKLPETYKCVRCGLGYPRISYLREHMINVHGVDKNRHSGGFEYIVNADAVKLADGSTPNVYTGRYDYVMKDLMSITNDDDEEETGSLAKKIRLDDSSNNSSINTSIANQQKECPICNAVFSNNIGLSNHMRSHYTASSTATNAALAAANRMTPKSLTITATPPLEATAAASTTASPAAVATSGAGATSTPTGGKVPPAMVHQTPQEQAVFRRSLDQAADRRFRRMRCRICQRRFSSKKSYRYHMLTDHQVQNVQFIKCKLCNAEFAYEKGLKVHLFKVHGRAIKDEMIVKEFECNVCSTVYSSELELQQHKRSVHKSSTSSTNTTKSSTTTATTITALNTSNSASAVDLGAADTSTVLPLYWYQCKYCPSNFNTNKKLAIHINSHDEFDSNDYSCKDCGNVYSGRKSLWVHRYKKHPQVPDPVECTLCRKMFFDRQMLDNHTPTCNRKPITATGAHQQDGQQQQHREQQQQQRGIFKHKTGDDDDEDEDDDQLLLLDDAPGTPATAAAAATSAATAAGDGNATSMAGIKIRIPEVACTICGARFTDQEMFSKHIQKHEQELYVDNPLAAMFDDGPADAGQFQVERQNENGEYACDLCAKTFPQVIALKVHRKWHFRGDSKQNPIIDGEATTLNNSSSSNNNNSSTLHLRELHAVGLMPNQQQQQQKQQQQQQSQSQQQHQQSSSQQQRSKSLKRKRELKCEYCASTFISNNNLRRHMYELHKHEVSNLPEPPVIEVDAPLSCRRCGDLQFETKEAWIEHKLADAKVVRPFCPFQWGCDLCGEYLSRKEKLINHINNHLKEEVVVPVAVAASQKLATAAAATAKAATATEEATAATTTPAAAATTKAATTVAAATEAATVKLKVKSETTRRELEGGKQAAEGGRWWGGG comes from the exons atgtgcgACGCtgccgcaacaacaatagcggCGGTAGGAGCAGCAACTGCTGGTGacacagcagcgacaacaacaaacacatcaATGGATGAACAGCAAACGGAACGTCAGCGACAAAGCTGCTGTCGCCTGTGCATTGCGCCCGCCAGCGAATGCATATCGATCATCAATAGTTATGCAGCCGATAAGGAGCCGCTGGCCACAAAAATACATAACTGCGTAAATATCAAG ATCACATCAACGGATCGTTTATCGCTGCACATTTGCCACGCCTGCATCAGCTACTTGAACTCGTGGCAAAGCTTCAAAAATCGCTGCCTCAGTTCACAGACGAAGCAACGCCAATGGCTGGACACGGATCGCAGCAAACAGCAGACGCTACTGGGCTATTTGGATTTAAATCGGGCCGAGAATGGCAACGTCTCagttgagcagcagcaacatcagcaagcTGGCGAATTGAAAAGCGATTCAGCTGCGGAGAAGGCGTCTGCAAACATTTTGGATGGCATACCATCGCTGAAGAAGCGCAAATCGTTAACAGTCTAT CCGCTGCCCGCCGTGCCCATCAAGGATGAGCCGCTGGACGATACGGACGATGACTATCAGATGAAGTGCATTGACGAGTCCGACGACATGATGGATCCCACAATGTTCCTAGAGCGCTCCGAGCACGAAGGCGATGTGCCGCTAATG ACCTCCGACTATGATTATACGGCGCAGCACGGCGTGACGGCGGCCGTGGCGGCGGCATCGCTGCCAGCGAGCGCCGTGGCTAATGTGGCAGCCGCAGGTGACTCGAAGGTGGCCAGCTGCCGGGCGTGCAGTCTGCAGTTCTCGACACGGGCAAATGCGCGCCGGCACGAACGCAATCTGCATCCGAATCTGTTCCAGCTGTCGACCGACTCGCCGAACAATACGCCAATCACAAAGCCAACGCCAGCGCTTGCGGCCGCACTGGAAATCCAACGTGCCGCTGCCGCAGCGGCGGCAACGGCGGAGgcaacaaaggcggcagcCGGTGGCAATATATCGACGCAAAAGTATCGCCAGGTGGTGATGAACACGTTCATCAAGTGCGAGAACGGTGGCTATGACTACGACAATCCAGAGCAGTATCAGCAGCTGTTGACGCGCGACAAAGTGGAGTTCATACAGGAGAACAATGAGTTCCTCGAGCAGTACCAGACGATGACGTGTCGCTGTTGCAACAAATACTTTAGCACGTACAAGAACTTTATGGCGCATGTGCGCAAAAAGTATCCGCTTTTGCCGCGCAATCTGTGCTTCAACTGCCTCAAGATGAACGATTCGAAGGCGTTGTTCATATCGCATCTGAAGAAACGCAACTGCATCAATTTGTATCGTGTGCTCAATGCGTTGCGCGTGAAGCAACCGAATTTTGCGCATGCCAATGCCTCAGGTGTGGTGGCCACCACAGAGACGccacaactgcagcagcagcagccacaacaacaacagcaacaacagttggtGCATGATACATCGTCGTCGGAGCGACCAGAGAAACTGAGAGCCAAGGAGCTACTGGTGAATAAGCTCTACGTGTGCAAACTGTGTCCAAAGGGTTTTCGCACCAAGCACGAGTTTCGCACCCATGTGTATGACAAGCATGCGGATGTGCAGCGCAAGGACAACAATTCGATACAGTGCAGCTTCTGTGGCCTCGACTTTGCCGATCCCGTCGACCGGCGGCGTCACTACAACAACATGGACTGCATTGTCCGGCTGCGCTGCATGACCTGTGATGCCAAACTGGAGACGCATCAGCGTTTCCTCGACCATGTCTATCAGGATCATTTGGGCGGCGTGAGCAGCGACAATGCATCGACAGCGACACAATCCGGCTTGGATCATTCGCCCGGCAAGCGAAGTTTACTCGGCGCCCTCGGTATTGGTGTCAGTCAATCGTCGTCCAACGATGAATCccgcggcagcagcagcaccatcaacaacaacaacaatgtgaatAACAACAGCAGTCACAACAATACgaatgctgctgcttcctCCTTGACTTCGACGCCAGCGAAATCCGTTTCCAATGCAGCGGGTGGCTCCAGCTCTGCTAATCGCAAcagcggtggcggtggcagcagcGCTGGCGGAGATTCAGCGCCCAAATCGCAGTATTTCTCACGCATGCCGCAAGTTTGTCCGATCTGCGGACAACagtacaacaactacaacaatgtGCTGCGTCACATGGAGTCAAAGCATCCCAACAAGCTGCCCGAGACGTACAAGTGTGTGCGCTGCGGTCTGGGCTATCCACGCATCTCGTATCTGCGCGAGCACATGATCAATGTGCATGGCGTGGACAAGAATCGTCATTCCGGCGGCTTTGAGTACATCGTAAATGCGGATGCCGTCAAGTTGGCCGATGGCAGCACACCGAATGTGTATACGGGACGCTACGATTATGTGATGAAGGATTTGATGTCCATAACAAATG ATGATGACGAGGAGGAAACCGGAAGTCTGGCCAAGAAGATACGTCTCgatgacagcagcaacaacagcagcatcaacacaAGCATTGCCAACCAGCAGAAGGAGTGCCCCATCTGCAATGCGGTGTTCAGCAACAATATTGGCCTCTCGAATCACATGCGTTCGCATTACACCGCCTCCTCGACGGCGACAAATGCAGCGTTGGCTGCCGCCAATCGCATGACACCCAAATCGCTGACGATAACAGCAACGCCACCGTTGGAAGCAACAGCCGCTGCAAGCACCACCGCATCGCCAGCAGCAGTAGCTACAAGTGGAGCAGGTGCAACATCGACGCCAACCGGGGGCAAAGTGCCACCGGCGATGGTGCATCAGACGCCGCAGGAACAGGCCGTGTTTCGTCGCAGTTTAGATCAGGCGGCCGATCGTCGCTTTCGCCGGATGCGTTGTCGCATCTGTCAGCGGCGCTTCAGCTCAAAGAAATCGTATCGCTATCACATGCTGACCGATCATCAGGTGCAAAATGTGCAGTTCATCAAGTGCAAGCTGTGCAACGCCGAATTCGCCTACGAGAAGGGACTGAAGGTGCATCTGTTTAAGGTGCACGGACGTGCGATCAAGGATGAGATGATTGTCAAGGAATTCGAATGCAATGTCTGCTCCACCGTTTACAGTTCGGAGCTGGAGCTGCAGCAGCACAAACGTAGCGTCCACAAGTCATCGACTTCGTCCACGAACACAACGAAATCgtcgacaacaacagccacaaccaTCACAGCGCTGAACACATCAAATTCAGCGTCGGCTGTCGATTTGGGTGCGGCAGACACATCGACGGTGCTGCCGCTGTATTGGTATCAATGCAAGTACTGTCCATCCAATTTCAATACCAACAAGAAGCTGGCAATTCACATCAATTCGCACGACGAGTTCGACTCGAATGATTATTCGTGCAAGGACTGCGGCAATGTGTACAGCGGTCGCAAGAGCCTCTGG GTTCATCGCTACAAGAAGCATCCGCAGGTGCCGGATCCCGTGGAGTGCACGCTGTGTCGCAAGATGTTCTTTGATCGTCAGATGCTGGACAATCACACGCCCACCTGCAATCGCAAACCCATCACGGCAACCGGCGCCCATCAGCAGGatggccaacagcagcagcacagagaacaacagcaacagcaacgcggCATCTTTAAGCACAAAACgggcgacgacgatgacgaggaTGAGGACGATgatcagctgctgttgctcgaCGATGCTCCTGgcacgccagcaacagcagccgcagcagcaacatcagctgcaacagcagccggcGATGGCAATGCTACATCGATGGCGGGCATCAAGATACGCATACCGGAGGTGGCATGCACCATTTGTGGGGCACGCTTCACAGACCAGGAGATGTTCAGCAAGCACATACAGAAGCACGAACAGGAATTGTACGTCGACAATCCGTTGGCGGCAATGTTCGACGATGGTCCCGCCGATGCGGGACAATTTCAGGTGGAGCGTCAGAACGAGAACGGGGAATACGCGTGCGATTTGTGCGCCAAGACGTTCCCCCAGGTGATTGCGCTCAAGGTGCATCGCAAGTGGCATTTCAGAGGTGATAGCAAGCAG AATCCCATCATCGACGGCGAAGCGACAACGctgaacaacagcagcagcagcaacaacaacaactcctcGACGTTGCATCTACGCGAACTGCATGCGGTGGGTCTGATGcccaaccagcagcagcaacaacagaagcaacagcagcagcaacaatcgcagtcccaacagcaacaccaacaatcGTCGAGCCAACAGCAGAGGAGCAAATCGTTGAAACGCAAACGTGAATTGAAGTGTGAATATTGCGCCTCCACCTtcattagcaacaacaatctgCGTCGCCACATGTACGAGCTGCACAAACACGAAGTGAGCAATCTGCCCGAGCCACCAGTAATCGAAGTGGACGCACCGTTGAGTTGCCGACGCTGCGGTGATCTGCAATTCGAGACGAAGGAGGCGTGGATCGAGCATAAGTTGGCCGATGCGAAGGTCGTGCGTCCATTCTGTCCATTCCAGTGGGGCTGTGATCTGTGTGGCGAGTATTTGTCGCGTAAGGAGAAGCTCATCAATCACATCAACAACCATCTCAAGGAGGAGGTGGTTGTCCCTGTTGCGGTGGCCGCCAGCCAGAAACTagcgactgcagcagcagccactgcgaaagcagcaacagcaacagaagaagctacggcggcaacaacaacaccagcagcagcagcaaccacaaaggcagcaacaacagttgcagcgGCAACTGAAGCGGCGACAGTTAAATTGAAGGTGAAGAGCGAGACAACGAGAAGAGAGCTGGAAGGTGGCAAGCAGGCGGCAGAAGGGGGAAGGTGGTGGGGAGGAGGATAG
- the LOC132795637 gene encoding coiled-coil domain-containing protein 1-like has translation MLTTKKKTINNNNNNSAAALDEDDLIEEVIEEIDDDVEELPVEQVDQGKGKAAATTTTTTKRPNFAYNESQAKLNGNSGNRKQATHSSEDDEVDDVDDDDDDDVEMDEEMEEEEGGVGVAVVGEGMTIDDIIEEDDGEDDDDEDVDDDDGHGQHLVGEHVVADDDDDDDDVDDRDDDDDDVDDVDDEDDDVDDVDDVDDVDEDDDIDEDDFDDEQQQQQQQRRNVGSIVADEDEDDNDDDDDDDVANAEQRRRQRHQGRGRRHDEDDDDDEDDVMDGDGNGGTSSSSSESESTTSRSTGAAADTH, from the exons atgttgacgacgaagaagaagacgat taacaacaataataacaacagtgCCGCCGCCTTGGATGAGGATGATCTTATTGAAGAGGTCATTGAGGAGATCGATGACGATGTGGAAGAGTTGCCAGTGGAGCAAGTCGATCAGGGTAAAGgtaaagcagcagcaacaacaacaacgacgacgaaaCGTCCAAACTTTGCCTACAATGAAAGTCAGGCAAAGTTGAAtggcaacagcggcaacaggaAGCAGGCGACGCACAGTTCGGAGGATGATGAAGTGGATGAcgtcgatgacgatgatgatgatgatgtggaaATGGACGAGGAAATGGAGGAAGAGGAAGGTGGCGTGGGTGTCGCCGTTGTGGGCGAAGGGATGACCATTGATGATATTATCGAGGAGGATGATGGCGaggatgatgacgatgaggatgtcgatgatgatgatgggcaTGGACAACATTTGGTTGGTGAGCATGTGGtggccgacgacgacgacgacgatgatgatgttgacgatcgcgacgacgatgatgacgatgtggatgatgtcgatgatgaggatgacgatGTGGATGATGTCGACGATGTAGATGATGTCGACGAAGATGATGATATCGATGAGGATGACTTTGatgatgagcagcagcagcaacagcagcagcgtagGAATGTCGGCAGCATCGTTGctgacgaagacgaagacgacaacgatgatgatgatgacgatgacgttgCGAATGCAGAGCAACGTCGACGTCAGCGTCATCAGGGTCGTGGTCGTCGTcatgatgaagatgatgatgatgatgaagatgatgtgatggatggcgatggcaatggcggtacatcgtcatcatcatcggagAGCGAGTCGACAACGTCGCGATCAACTG GAGCAGCTGCAGACACACATTAA